From Rutidosis leptorrhynchoides isolate AG116_Rl617_1_P2 chromosome 3, CSIRO_AGI_Rlap_v1, whole genome shotgun sequence, a single genomic window includes:
- the LOC139896884 gene encoding acetylserotonin O-methyltransferase-like, with translation MTSHNKIDKTNSKEEEEEIWKYIFGFTPLALLKCAIELRIPDILENRETPMTLAELVTELGCAQPSSLYRIMRFLIHFKIFQEKSISETSVGYIQTPLSRLLTRNGKHSMVDLVLLESSQVMLAPWHKISGWVLGNSKLPFEAAHNNIDLWGFCAANPAHSKLFDSRMACDARVAVAAVIKDSPEVFEGLTTLVDVGGGDGTALRSIVEACPWIKGINYDLPHVVLVVPLITDVEHVGGDMFDHVPKADAVYLMKALHDWTDEQCINILRKCREAIPKDGKVIIVDAIVGRNEDHEFKEVGLLLDMVMLAHTSDGKERTLDEWAYVLHESGFTRYTIKHIRAYQSVIELYP, from the exons GAAATATATTTTTGGTTTCACTCCATTGGCTCTACTCAAGTGTGCAATTGAGCTCAGAATACCGGATATCCTCGAAAACCGTGAAACACCAATGACGCTAGCCGAGCTCGTTACAGAGCTGGGGTGTGCACAACCTTCGTCTCTGTATCGGATTATGAGGTTCTTGATCCACTTTAAGATATTTCAAGAAAAATCGATATCTGAAACGTCTGTTGGGTATATCCAAACCCCATTATCTCGCCTTTTAACGAGAAATGGAAAGCATAGCATGGTTGATTTAGTGCTTTTGGAGAGTAGCCAGGTGATGTTGGCTCCATGGCACAAGATAAGCGGTTGGGTTTTAGGCAACAGCAAGTTACCATTTGAGGCGGCACACAATAATATTGATCTATGGGGATTTTGTGCTGCGAATCCTGCACACAGCAAACTTTTTGATAGTAGAATGGCATGTGATGCTCGGGTGGCGGTAGCAGCAGTGATTAAAGATTCTCCAGAGGTGTTCGAGGGGCTGACTACTTTGgtggatgttggtggtggtgatgggacGGCACTACGCTCAATCGTGGAGGCTTGTCCATGGATCAAAGGTATTAACTATGATCTTCCTCACGTTGTTTTGGTAGTTCCTTTAATTACGGATGTAGAACATGTTGGAGGCGATATGTTTGATCATGTTCCAAAAGCTGATGCGGTTTATCTGATG AAAGCACTACATGATTGGACGGATGAACAATGCATTAACATTCTCAGAAAATGTAGAGAGGCTATTCCTAAAGATGGTAAGGTGATAATTGTAGATGCAATTGTGGGTCGTAATGAAGATCATGAATTTAAAGAAGTAGGTTTGTTGTTGGATATGGTTATGTTGGCTCATACAAGTGATGGGAAAGAAAGAACTTTGGATGAATGGGCGTATGTGTTGCATGAGTCGGGATTCACTCGTTACACTATAAAACATATTCGAGCTTATCAATCCGTTATTGAACTCTATCCTTAG